The proteins below are encoded in one region of Poecilia reticulata strain Guanapo unplaced genomic scaffold, Guppy_female_1.0+MT scaffold_980, whole genome shotgun sequence:
- the LOC103461298 gene encoding histone H2A — translation MSGRGKTGGKARAKAKTRSSRAGLQFPVGRVHRLLRKGNYAERVGAGAPVYLAAVLEYLTAEILELAGNAARDNKKTRIIPRHLQLAVRNDEELNKLLGGVTIAQGGVLPNIQAVLLPKKTEKAAKTK, via the coding sequence gTGGCCGCGGAAAGACCGGAGGAAAAGCCAGAGCCAAGGCCAAGACCCGCTCCTCTAGAGCCGGACTCCAGTTCCCAGTGGGCCGTGTTCACAGGCTGCTGCGCAAAGGCAACTACGCGGAGCGGGTCGGTGCCGGAGCCCCCGTCTACCTGGCCGCTGTGCTCGAGTATCTGACCGCTGAGATCCTGGAGCTGGCTGGGAACGCCGCCCGCGACAACAAGAAGACCCGCATCATCCCCCGTCACCTGCAGCTGGCCGTCCGCAACGACGAGGAGCTCAACAAGCTGCTGGGTGGAGTCACCATCGCTCAGGGTGGAGTGCTGCCCAACATCCAGGCGGTGCTGCTGCCCAAGAAGACCGAGAAGGCCGCCAAGACCAAgtaa